In Pseudofrankia saprophytica, one genomic interval encodes:
- a CDS encoding carbohydrate ABC transporter permease encodes MFVELAAPATLAGEGRAAVQAARPALARRLLAATPPYLYLLPALACLVLWTYKPLVEAVQLSFYDWNLLPTSPMTYVGLDKYRQVFTQAGLRHAAVNTVIYIVCLLPFSVVLPTAVALVTRRLGGRSRDAYRALVFTPMLVAPVAAAAVWRWLLDPTGLSNQALGWFGMAPHNWLREESTALPAILAITAWSMCGFAVLVVSAGLTGISADYAEAAAIDGATGWQILRWVTLPLLRSTLLFLVLMTVLLSGQWTFPLLDSLTQGGPAESSTNVYYLLWELGFRNFDSGLASAAGIVFFVVFGLIAAGLVALADRFSFHDN; translated from the coding sequence ATGTTCGTCGAGCTCGCCGCCCCCGCGACGCTCGCCGGCGAGGGCCGGGCCGCCGTCCAGGCGGCCCGGCCGGCGCTGGCCCGGCGCCTGCTCGCGGCCACCCCGCCCTACCTGTACCTGCTGCCCGCGCTCGCCTGCCTGGTGCTCTGGACGTACAAGCCACTCGTCGAGGCCGTGCAGCTGTCCTTCTACGACTGGAACCTGCTGCCGACGTCGCCGATGACCTACGTCGGCCTCGACAAGTACCGCCAGGTGTTCACGCAGGCGGGCCTGCGGCACGCCGCCGTCAACACCGTGATCTACATCGTCTGCCTGCTGCCGTTCTCGGTGGTGCTGCCGACCGCCGTCGCACTGGTCACGCGCCGGCTCGGCGGGCGCTCGCGCGACGCTTACCGGGCACTCGTGTTCACGCCGATGCTGGTCGCGCCCGTCGCGGCGGCGGCGGTGTGGCGCTGGCTGCTCGACCCGACCGGCCTGTCCAACCAGGCGCTCGGCTGGTTCGGCATGGCGCCGCACAACTGGCTGCGCGAGGAGTCGACCGCGCTGCCGGCCATCCTCGCGATCACCGCGTGGTCGATGTGCGGCTTCGCCGTGCTCGTCGTCTCGGCGGGCCTGACCGGGATCAGCGCCGACTACGCCGAGGCCGCCGCGATCGACGGGGCGACCGGCTGGCAGATCCTGCGCTGGGTCACGCTGCCGCTGCTGCGTTCGACGCTGTTGTTCCTGGTGCTGATGACCGTGCTGCTCTCCGGGCAGTGGACGTTCCCGCTGCTGGACTCCCTCACCCAGGGCGGCCCGGCGGAAAGCTCGACGAACGTCTACTACCTGCTCTGGGAGCTGGGCTTCCGCAACTTCGACTCCGGCCTCGCGTCGGCCGCCGGGATCGTGTTCTTCGTCGTCTTCGGCCTCATCGCCGCCGGGCTGGTGGCGCTCGCCGACCGTTTCAGCTTCCACGACAACTGA
- a CDS encoding ABC transporter substrate-binding protein translates to MARPRLGRAAVGLALLSTLVAACATGGSSSPAPAGASSAAAATIPELKPDQKVTITFESYNLANTGTWKPVIEGLLADFAKEHPNITVKAQPPQSTTAGDFVGSIKTQALAGSPPDVAQITFNALDFAATALSAKPLDALVGKDAVTANFAGTHPFAPAATTLGDLGGHTYALPYVFSTPVLWINSTLFKAAGLDPANPPKTWDEVKAAALAIKQKAGKDGVYLDCTTKGSGDWCFQSLVRSNGGQVVSTDRKSLTFADEPAVGAVSMAADLYKSGASPNFSQAQAMDAFTKGNLGMMLETSALQGAFIAGAQSGGWELSAAAEPGFGAKPAVPTNSGSGLSIFSNDPAKQRAGWELIKYLTSDHAYTEISSKIGYLPLRTSLVDDAAFLKPWADQHPLIRPNLDQLTRLQPWVSFPGNGYQQITDLMMSAAESAIYQGKDPRTAMTAAQKQATDLLPKT, encoded by the coding sequence GTGGCACGTCCACGCCTCGGGCGCGCGGCCGTCGGCCTCGCGCTGCTCTCGACGCTGGTGGCGGCATGCGCCACCGGCGGATCGAGCTCCCCGGCGCCCGCCGGCGCCTCGTCGGCCGCCGCGGCGACGATCCCCGAGCTGAAGCCCGACCAGAAGGTGACGATCACCTTCGAGAGCTACAACCTCGCGAACACCGGCACCTGGAAGCCCGTCATCGAGGGGCTTCTCGCGGACTTCGCGAAGGAGCACCCGAACATCACGGTCAAGGCGCAGCCACCGCAGAGCACGACCGCGGGCGACTTCGTCGGCTCCATCAAGACCCAGGCGCTGGCCGGCAGCCCGCCGGACGTCGCCCAGATCACCTTCAACGCGCTCGACTTCGCCGCGACGGCGCTGTCGGCCAAGCCGCTCGACGCCCTCGTCGGCAAGGACGCCGTGACGGCCAACTTCGCCGGGACGCACCCGTTCGCCCCGGCCGCCACGACGCTCGGCGACCTGGGCGGCCACACCTACGCACTGCCGTACGTGTTCTCCACGCCGGTGTTGTGGATCAACTCGACGCTGTTCAAGGCGGCCGGTCTCGACCCGGCGAACCCGCCGAAGACCTGGGACGAGGTCAAGGCGGCGGCGCTGGCCATCAAGCAGAAGGCCGGCAAGGACGGCGTCTATCTCGACTGCACCACCAAGGGGTCGGGTGACTGGTGCTTCCAGAGCCTGGTCCGCTCCAACGGCGGCCAGGTCGTCTCGACCGACCGCAAGTCGCTGACCTTCGCGGACGAGCCCGCCGTCGGCGCGGTGTCGATGGCCGCGGACCTGTACAAGTCCGGCGCCTCCCCGAACTTCTCCCAGGCCCAGGCCATGGACGCCTTCACCAAGGGCAATCTCGGCATGATGCTGGAGACGTCCGCCCTGCAGGGTGCCTTCATAGCCGGCGCGCAGTCCGGTGGCTGGGAGCTCTCCGCCGCCGCCGAGCCAGGCTTCGGCGCGAAGCCGGCCGTCCCGACGAACTCCGGCTCCGGCCTGTCGATCTTCTCGAACGACCCGGCCAAGCAGCGCGCCGGCTGGGAGCTGATCAAGTACCTGACCAGCGACCACGCCTACACCGAGATCTCCTCGAAGATCGGCTATCTGCCGCTGCGGACGAGCCTGGTCGACGACGCGGCCTTCCTGAAGCCGTGGGCCGACCAGCACCCGCTGATCAGGCCGAACCTCGACCAGCTGACCAGGCTGCAGCCATGGGTGTCGTTCCCGGGCAACGGATACCAGCAGATCACCGACCTGATGATGTCCGCCGCCGAGAGCGCGATCTACCAGGGCAAGGACCCGCGGACGGCGATGACCGCCGCGCAGAAGCAGGCGACCGACCTGCTGCCGAAGACCTGA
- a CDS encoding tyrosine-protein phosphatase, with amino-acid sequence MNLELDVTPDLGNPADADRVLGLPGALNLRDVGGYPAAGGRRVRRRTLLRSAAMHGLGDEARAVLAQIPVRTVVDLREDTEVAHEPNALGRLPITTIRMPLYSSGSPLPSVATTDTATDAATGEAGENAPGTGAAAAEGVRAAQAAGLEMDLAAIYDFILDNKGDRLTAVVLALAEPGALPAIVHCSAGKDRTGLTIMLVLDLLGVPDEVIVRDYALTAELLHDEAIAALRRLTAVTSGGGDARRLPAGLMAAPPELIRAALERVRAAHGGARGYLLAHGATAERLDALTEALLVADDLS; translated from the coding sequence ATGAATCTCGAACTTGACGTGACCCCCGATCTCGGCAACCCGGCGGACGCCGACCGGGTGCTCGGATTGCCCGGGGCGCTGAACCTGCGCGACGTGGGCGGCTACCCGGCCGCGGGCGGGCGCCGGGTCCGGCGCCGCACGCTGCTGCGCTCGGCCGCGATGCACGGCCTCGGCGACGAGGCCCGCGCGGTGCTCGCCCAGATCCCGGTACGCACGGTCGTCGACCTGCGCGAGGACACGGAGGTCGCGCACGAGCCGAACGCCCTCGGCCGGCTGCCGATCACCACGATCCGGATGCCGCTGTACTCCAGCGGCTCGCCGCTGCCGTCCGTGGCGACGACCGACACCGCCACGGATGCGGCGACGGGCGAGGCGGGCGAGAACGCGCCGGGCACGGGCGCGGCGGCGGCCGAGGGGGTGCGGGCCGCGCAGGCGGCCGGCCTGGAGATGGACCTCGCCGCTATCTACGACTTCATCCTCGACAACAAGGGCGACCGGCTCACCGCGGTCGTGCTGGCACTGGCCGAGCCGGGCGCGCTGCCGGCGATCGTGCACTGCAGCGCCGGCAAGGACCGGACCGGTCTGACGATCATGCTGGTGCTGGACCTGCTCGGCGTCCCCGACGAGGTGATCGTCCGCGACTACGCGCTCACCGCCGAGCTGCTGCACGACGAGGCGATCGCCGCGCTGCGCCGGCTCACCGCGGTCACCAGCGGCGGCGGGGACGCACGCCGGCTGCCGGCGGGCCTGATGGCGGCCCCGCCCGAGCTGATCCGCGCGGCGCTGGAGCGTGTCCGGGCGGCCCACGGCGGTGCCCGCGGCTACCTGCTCGCCCATGGCGCGACGGCCGAGCGGCTCGACGCGCTAACCGAGGCCCTGCTCGTCGCCGACGACCTTTCCTAG
- a CDS encoding DsbA family oxidoreductase — translation MLEIDIWSDVACPFCYIGKRSFEAALATFEHADEVEVRWHSFELDPDAPTTPPGSINELLSAKYGVSVEQAVAMNERVSAMGAAVGLTFDFAALKPTNTFAAHRVLRYAATEDLQAAAAEELFAAYFTRGANLADPDMLADTVAVLGLDRARVRAVAAGGEFADEVRADEAHARRLGIGGVPYFLVQSRYAVSGAQPRETFEKALAKAWDLVAAEAATAS, via the coding sequence ATGCTGGAGATCGACATCTGGTCGGACGTCGCGTGCCCGTTCTGCTACATCGGCAAGCGGTCCTTCGAGGCGGCGCTGGCCACCTTCGAGCACGCCGACGAGGTCGAGGTCCGCTGGCACAGCTTCGAGCTCGACCCGGACGCGCCCACCACCCCGCCCGGCAGCATCAACGAGCTCCTCTCCGCCAAGTACGGCGTCTCCGTCGAGCAGGCGGTGGCGATGAACGAGCGCGTCTCGGCGATGGGCGCGGCCGTCGGCCTGACCTTCGACTTCGCCGCCCTCAAGCCCACCAACACCTTCGCGGCGCACCGCGTCCTGCGGTACGCCGCGACGGAGGACCTGCAGGCCGCCGCCGCCGAGGAGCTGTTCGCCGCCTACTTCACCCGGGGCGCGAACCTGGCCGACCCCGACATGCTCGCCGACACGGTCGCCGTCCTCGGCCTCGACCGCGCCCGCGTCCGCGCGGTAGCCGCGGGCGGCGAGTTCGCCGACGAGGTCCGCGCCGACGAGGCACACGCCCGCCGGCTCGGCATCGGCGGCGTGCCCTACTTCCTCGTCCAGTCCAGGTACGCCGTCAGCGGCGCCCAGCCCCGCGAGACCTTCGAGAAGGCCCTCGCCAAGGCCTGGGACCTCGTCGCCGCCGAGGCCGCCACCGCCTCATAG
- a CDS encoding MurR/RpiR family transcriptional regulator, giving the protein GAPGGGRRGLREPRAGDPPELIVDAVFQAAASVLADALAGLDRAQLATAVDLLVGARRLLLVGNGGSSPVAQDAALRFLAAGRPVEAPADALVQQLAANGLSAGDLCLLVTGSGVNDLTIRVAEIARGRGASVVAITSYAGGPLPALADALLVVGSPHWPLGSDTIGSRVPSLLLITALQQAVMLRGEDAAGTSLARQLEQQRDLLDSMIVSPDRADRADRAAPAP; this is encoded by the coding sequence CTGGCGCGCCAGGCGGCGGGCGCCGCGGCCTGCGCGAGCCGCGCGCCGGCGACCCGCCGGAGCTGATCGTCGACGCGGTCTTCCAGGCGGCCGCCTCCGTGCTCGCGGACGCGTTGGCCGGCCTCGACCGGGCCCAGCTCGCCACCGCGGTCGACCTGCTCGTCGGCGCGCGCCGGCTGCTCCTCGTCGGCAACGGCGGATCGTCGCCGGTCGCCCAGGACGCGGCGCTGCGGTTCCTCGCGGCCGGCCGGCCGGTCGAGGCACCGGCGGACGCGCTCGTACAGCAGCTGGCGGCGAACGGGCTGTCCGCCGGTGACCTCTGCCTGCTGGTCACCGGCAGCGGCGTGAACGACCTGACGATCCGGGTGGCCGAGATCGCGCGCGGCCGCGGCGCGTCGGTCGTCGCCATCACCAGCTACGCCGGCGGCCCGCTGCCTGCACTCGCCGACGCGCTCCTCGTCGTGGGCTCGCCGCACTGGCCGCTGGGCAGCGACACGATCGGCAGCCGAGTGCCGTCGCTGCTGCTGATCACCGCGCTGCAGCAGGCGGTCATGCTGCGCGGCGAGGACGCGGCGGGCACGTCGCTCGCGCGCCAGCTCGAGCAGCAACGGGACCTGCTCGACAGCATGATCGTCAGCCCGGACCGGGCGGACCGAGCGGACCGGGCGGCGCCCGCGCCGTGA
- a CDS encoding ABC transporter ATP-binding protein: MARIRIEGLGKVFGATRAVDDVSLDVADGDFLVLLGPSGCGKTTLLRMIAGLIQPSTGRILVEDRDITYLPPRERDVAMVFQSYALYPHLSVERNIGFPLRAARRSKAEIAARVREVAAQLELDGLLGRRPRELSGGQRQRVALGRALVRDPRAFLMDEPLSNLDAKLRTATRTELTALHRRLGSTFIYVTHDQVEAMTMATRIALLDGGSLEQVGTPTEVYDQPASVFVAGFLGAPPMNLLPATVAGRDGQVVLTADGIDISLWPGGADPTEVTLGIRPEHLRVLPAGAPAPAGRGRLAGAVTGVENLGSEEVGWLAIGTGGGTASAAVAVRGPRPLGLTIGDRVTLTVAPEHLHLFSRDSGRRLAWQPDAKVPRPARPVELTTSGA, encoded by the coding sequence GTGGCAAGGATCCGAATCGAGGGCCTGGGCAAGGTGTTCGGCGCCACCCGCGCGGTGGACGACGTCTCCCTCGACGTCGCCGACGGTGACTTCCTCGTCCTGCTCGGCCCGAGCGGCTGCGGCAAGACGACCCTGCTGCGCATGATCGCCGGCCTGATCCAGCCGAGCACCGGGCGGATCCTCGTCGAGGACCGCGACATCACCTACCTGCCGCCGCGCGAACGTGACGTGGCGATGGTGTTCCAGAGCTACGCCCTGTACCCGCACCTGAGCGTGGAGCGCAACATCGGTTTCCCGCTGCGCGCCGCCCGCCGCTCGAAGGCCGAGATCGCGGCCCGGGTACGCGAGGTGGCCGCCCAGCTGGAGCTCGACGGGCTGCTCGGCCGCCGCCCGCGCGAGCTCTCCGGCGGGCAGCGCCAGCGGGTGGCGCTCGGCCGGGCGCTGGTCCGCGACCCGCGCGCGTTCCTGATGGACGAGCCGCTGTCGAACCTGGACGCCAAGCTGCGCACGGCCACCCGCACCGAGCTCACCGCCCTGCACCGCAGGCTCGGCTCGACGTTCATCTACGTCACGCACGACCAGGTCGAGGCGATGACGATGGCGACGAGGATCGCGCTGCTCGACGGCGGCAGCCTCGAGCAGGTCGGCACGCCAACCGAGGTCTACGACCAGCCGGCGTCGGTGTTCGTCGCCGGCTTCCTCGGCGCGCCGCCGATGAACCTGCTGCCGGCGACGGTGGCCGGTCGCGACGGCCAGGTCGTCCTCACCGCGGATGGCATCGACATCTCACTGTGGCCGGGCGGGGCCGACCCGACCGAGGTCACCCTCGGCATCCGGCCGGAGCATCTGCGGGTACTGCCGGCCGGCGCTCCGGCACCCGCGGGCCGCGGGCGGCTGGCCGGAGCGGTGACCGGCGTCGAGAACCTCGGCAGCGAGGAGGTCGGCTGGCTCGCCATCGGCACCGGCGGCGGCACGGCGAGCGCCGCGGTCGCGGTACGCGGGCCGCGACCGCTCGGCCTCACGATCGGCGACCGGGTCACCCTGACCGTCGCCCCCGAGCACCTCCACCTGTTCAGCCGGGACTCCGGCCGCCGGCTCGCCTGGCAGCCGGACGCGAAGGTGCCGCGCCCGGCCCGACCGGTCGAGCTGACCACCAGCGGCGCCTGA
- a CDS encoding proline dehydrogenase family protein yields the protein MIRRMLLATSRSPRARDLVVATRPTRRVVDRFVAGERPADALEVVRGLAADGIAATVDRLGESGVDLASAREATDGYLALLDLAEDVGLAAGLDVSVKLSALGRLVPYGGLKICYENAAEICARAGAVGATVTVDAEDHTSVDAGLAVLADLRRDFPTTGAVLQAYLRRAEDDCRRLGRAGARVRLCKGAYRAPGDVAFTRRADVDASYARCLGILMAGDGYPMVATHDPRLLALAGRLAETRGRDRDGFEYQLLHGVRPHEQLRLASLGARVRVYLPYGPDWYPYLLRRMAERPANLALFLRALRTRS from the coding sequence ATGATCCGTCGGATGCTGCTCGCCACGTCCCGTAGCCCCAGAGCGCGGGACCTCGTGGTCGCCACCCGGCCGACGCGCCGCGTCGTCGACCGGTTCGTCGCCGGTGAGCGGCCCGCCGACGCCCTCGAGGTGGTCCGTGGGCTCGCCGCCGACGGGATCGCCGCCACCGTCGACCGGCTCGGGGAGAGCGGCGTCGACCTCGCCAGCGCGCGGGAGGCGACCGACGGGTACCTCGCGCTGCTCGACCTCGCCGAGGACGTGGGGCTCGCCGCCGGGCTGGACGTCTCGGTGAAGCTGTCCGCGCTGGGCCGGCTGGTGCCCTACGGCGGACTGAAGATCTGCTACGAGAACGCCGCGGAGATCTGCGCCCGCGCGGGAGCCGTCGGCGCCACGGTGACCGTCGACGCCGAGGACCACACCAGCGTGGACGCGGGCCTGGCGGTGCTCGCCGACCTGCGCCGCGACTTCCCGACCACCGGGGCGGTGCTGCAGGCCTACCTGCGCCGCGCCGAGGACGACTGCCGTCGGCTGGGCCGCGCCGGCGCGCGGGTGCGGCTGTGCAAGGGCGCCTACCGGGCGCCGGGCGACGTCGCCTTCACCCGCCGCGCCGACGTCGACGCGTCCTATGCCAGGTGCCTCGGCATCCTGATGGCCGGCGACGGCTACCCGATGGTCGCCACCCATGACCCGCGGCTGCTGGCGCTCGCCGGCCGGCTCGCCGAGACGCGCGGCCGCGACCGGGACGGCTTCGAGTACCAGCTGCTGCACGGCGTACGGCCGCACGAGCAGCTCAGGCTCGCGAGCCTCGGCGCCCGGGTGCGGGTCTACCTGCCCTACGGCCCCGACTGGTACCCGTATCTGCTTCGCCGGATGGCTGAACGCCCCGCCAACCTGGCCCTTTTCCTGCGTGCCCTGCGTACCCGCTCCTGA
- a CDS encoding carbohydrate ABC transporter permease, whose translation MSLISAEAGDTGTATWGGPPAGAPPRPRWAWAATAGRHAVMVALSLVSIVPIYWMYAGSVRRPGDILSQNPLPWPLSARNYTYVLDTLDVPVLLANTLVIAVGSTVGQLLVCLLAAYAFAAWDFRGRNVLFLLFVATWLVPFQVTMISNYLVLNKLGLLNTLAGVIVPSLCSALAVLMLRQHMQAFPRELLDASRIDGRGSWTTLWTVVVPNMRPVLASLGILLFISAWNEYFWPALVLQRANSVIQLGIRGYLTQEGNDWGAIMAASGLACLPIFALYVVLQRQVIDAFVRSGLR comes from the coding sequence ATGAGCCTCATCTCGGCCGAGGCTGGCGACACCGGCACCGCGACGTGGGGTGGGCCGCCCGCCGGCGCGCCGCCCAGGCCACGGTGGGCCTGGGCGGCGACGGCCGGCCGGCACGCGGTGATGGTCGCGCTGAGCCTGGTCAGCATCGTCCCGATCTACTGGATGTACGCCGGGTCGGTCCGTCGGCCCGGCGACATCCTCAGCCAGAACCCGCTGCCGTGGCCGTTGTCGGCGCGCAACTACACCTACGTACTGGACACGCTCGACGTCCCGGTGCTGCTGGCCAACACGCTGGTCATCGCGGTCGGGTCGACCGTCGGCCAGCTACTCGTCTGCCTGCTGGCCGCCTACGCGTTCGCGGCCTGGGACTTCCGTGGCAGGAACGTTCTCTTCCTGCTGTTCGTCGCCACCTGGCTGGTCCCGTTCCAGGTGACGATGATCTCCAACTACCTGGTGCTCAACAAGCTGGGCCTGTTGAACACCCTGGCGGGCGTCATCGTGCCGAGCCTGTGCTCGGCCCTGGCTGTGCTGATGCTGCGCCAGCACATGCAGGCTTTCCCGCGCGAGCTGCTCGACGCCTCCCGCATCGACGGGCGGGGATCCTGGACGACCTTGTGGACGGTCGTCGTCCCCAACATGCGCCCGGTGCTCGCGTCGCTGGGGATCCTGCTGTTCATCAGCGCCTGGAACGAGTACTTCTGGCCGGCGCTGGTGCTGCAGCGGGCGAACTCGGTGATCCAGCTCGGGATCCGCGGCTACCTGACCCAGGAGGGCAACGACTGGGGCGCCATCATGGCCGCCTCGGGCCTCGCCTGCCTGCCGATCTTCGCCCTCTACGTGGTGCTGCAGCGCCAGGTCATCGACGCCTTCGTCCGCTCGGGCCTGCGCTGA
- a CDS encoding ATP-dependent 6-phosphofructokinase: MGDPLTVDHEALAVRTLGPCRVTSPLLPLLGERPTTEHYIDEADKVLFDDTLAMVSARKVPIGELPSFEAAGPRRKIYFDPAKTRVGIVTCGGLCPGLNNVIRGVVTELTTHYGVTRIFGFRNGYQGFIARYGHDVLDLTPEKVATIGEDGGTILGTSRGQQDPEEIVDCLSRMNINILFVIGGDGTLRGAGEIARVAAERGEKIAVVGIPKTIDNDIPFIDQSFGFQTAFAKASESIAAAHAEATSAPGGIGLVRMMGRHSGFIACYASLAKSDADVVLIPEVPFALDGEGGLLSYLRRRMEDTGHAVVVAAEGAGQDLSAADNGGHLTGTDASGNRKLHDIGQFLNHRITDYFASAGVEINLKYIDPSYVIRSVPANPYDSVYCIRLAHAAVHAAMAGRTEMVVGRWRRRFIHIPIPLAIGHRNQVDPSGDLWMSVLEATGQPPRFH, translated from the coding sequence CTGGGCGATCCACTGACCGTCGATCACGAGGCGCTGGCGGTCCGAACGCTCGGGCCGTGCCGGGTGACCTCCCCGTTGCTCCCATTGCTTGGTGAACGGCCGACGACGGAGCACTACATCGACGAGGCGGACAAGGTCCTCTTCGACGACACATTGGCCATGGTGTCGGCACGAAAAGTGCCGATCGGGGAACTACCCAGCTTCGAAGCCGCCGGGCCGCGCCGGAAGATTTACTTCGACCCCGCGAAGACACGCGTGGGCATCGTCACGTGCGGCGGCCTGTGCCCGGGTCTCAACAACGTCATCCGCGGCGTGGTGACCGAGCTCACGACGCATTACGGCGTGACCCGCATCTTCGGTTTCCGCAACGGTTACCAGGGATTCATCGCCAGGTACGGGCACGACGTCCTCGACCTCACCCCGGAGAAGGTCGCGACCATCGGCGAGGACGGCGGCACGATTCTCGGCACCTCCCGCGGCCAGCAGGACCCGGAGGAGATCGTCGACTGCCTTTCCCGCATGAACATCAACATCCTGTTCGTCATCGGCGGTGACGGGACGCTGCGCGGTGCCGGCGAGATCGCCCGGGTGGCGGCCGAGCGCGGTGAGAAGATCGCCGTCGTCGGCATCCCGAAGACCATCGACAACGACATACCGTTCATCGACCAGAGCTTCGGTTTCCAGACCGCGTTCGCGAAGGCGTCCGAGTCGATCGCCGCGGCCCACGCGGAGGCGACCAGCGCGCCAGGCGGGATCGGGCTGGTCCGAATGATGGGCCGCCATTCCGGGTTCATCGCCTGCTACGCGTCACTGGCGAAGTCCGACGCCGACGTGGTGCTCATTCCCGAGGTCCCCTTCGCCCTCGACGGCGAGGGTGGGCTGCTGAGCTACCTGCGCCGGCGGATGGAGGACACCGGCCACGCGGTCGTCGTGGCCGCCGAGGGCGCCGGCCAGGACCTGTCCGCCGCGGACAACGGCGGCCACCTCACCGGCACCGACGCGTCGGGCAACAGGAAGCTGCACGACATCGGCCAGTTCCTCAACCACCGGATCACCGACTACTTCGCGTCCGCCGGCGTCGAGATCAACCTGAAATACATCGATCCGAGCTACGTGATCCGCAGCGTGCCCGCGAACCCGTACGACAGCGTGTACTGCATCCGGCTGGCGCACGCCGCCGTACACGCCGCGATGGCGGGCCGCACCGAGATGGTGGTCGGCCGCTGGCGGCGCCGGTTCATCCACATCCCGATCCCGCTGGCGATCGGTCACCGCAACCAGGTCGACCCGTCCGGCGACCTGTGGATGTCCGTGCTGGAGGCCACCGGCCAGCCGCCCCGCTTCCACTAG
- a CDS encoding metallophosphoesterase, producing the protein MRLITDAPSPTHTVIQFSDTHIVPEGELYHGMFDTLPNVAAAFDQIEESGLDVAALLLTGDLADAGDLASYRRLRAYVEKRAGRLGLPVLYLMGNHDNRGPFREGLLDAEPTTEPYDHVHWAGDLRIIALDSTEPGEALGELTDAQLDWLAAELATPAPAGTILALHHPPVPSPIAMLNSMVLAEPERLAKVIAGTDVRIVLCGHAHHATAGVLGGVPVLVAGAVSYSARALGPAGGYAGVTGGLFTRVDVYPGQAVATVIPVTVGDKIYELTPETLARFADEFNAEADTAARDLEKLTEV; encoded by the coding sequence ATGCGCCTCATCACCGACGCCCCGTCCCCGACCCACACCGTCATCCAGTTCTCGGACACCCACATCGTCCCGGAGGGCGAGCTCTACCACGGGATGTTCGACACCCTGCCCAACGTCGCCGCCGCCTTCGACCAGATCGAGGAGTCCGGCCTCGACGTCGCGGCGCTGCTGCTGACCGGCGACCTGGCCGACGCCGGCGACCTGGCCTCCTACCGGCGGCTGCGCGCCTACGTCGAGAAGCGCGCGGGCAGGCTCGGCCTGCCCGTGCTCTACCTGATGGGCAACCACGACAACCGCGGGCCGTTCCGCGAGGGCCTGCTCGACGCCGAGCCGACGACCGAGCCGTACGACCACGTCCACTGGGCCGGCGACCTGCGCATCATCGCGCTCGACTCGACCGAGCCGGGCGAGGCCCTCGGCGAGCTCACCGACGCCCAGCTGGACTGGCTCGCCGCCGAACTCGCCACCCCGGCGCCGGCCGGCACGATCCTCGCGCTGCACCACCCGCCGGTGCCGTCGCCGATCGCGATGCTGAACTCGATGGTGCTGGCCGAGCCGGAGCGGCTCGCCAAGGTCATCGCGGGCACCGACGTGCGGATCGTCCTGTGCGGGCATGCGCACCATGCCACGGCCGGGGTGCTCGGCGGCGTGCCCGTCCTGGTCGCGGGCGCCGTCTCCTACTCGGCGCGCGCGCTCGGCCCGGCCGGCGGCTACGCCGGCGTGACCGGCGGCCTGTTCACCCGGGTCGACGTCTACCCCGGCCAGGCCGTCGCCACGGTCATCCCGGTGACGGTCGGCGACAAGATCTACGAGCTGACGCCGGAGACGCTGGCCCGCTTCGCCGACGAGTTCAACGCCGAGGCGGACACCGCGGCGCGTGACCTCGAGAAGCTCACCGAGGTATAG
- a CDS encoding DoxX family protein, with translation MPATSGRDVGLLLLRVTIGVIMFGHGTQKLFGWFGGGGLDATAASFGRLGYPAARVCAVVAGLTEALGGAGLALGFLTPLAGAAILGTMINAMAAVWHGSLYGSDGIEYEVLLAMTGASLALTGPGRYSIDDYLGGLREPRWPVGAAAIVLGLVLAAVVLIIRG, from the coding sequence ATGCCGGCGACGTCCGGGCGCGACGTCGGCCTGCTCCTGCTCCGCGTCACCATCGGCGTGATCATGTTCGGTCACGGCACCCAGAAGCTGTTCGGGTGGTTCGGGGGTGGCGGCCTGGACGCCACCGCGGCGTCGTTCGGCAGGCTCGGCTACCCGGCGGCCCGGGTGTGCGCGGTCGTCGCCGGGCTGACCGAGGCCCTGGGTGGGGCGGGCCTCGCGCTGGGGTTCCTCACCCCGCTCGCCGGCGCCGCCATCCTCGGCACCATGATCAATGCGATGGCGGCCGTCTGGCACGGCAGCCTGTACGGATCGGACGGCATCGAGTACGAGGTCCTTCTCGCCATGACCGGCGCGTCCCTCGCGCTGACCGGCCCCGGCCGCTACTCGATCGACGACTACCTCGGCGGGCTGCGCGAGCCCCGCTGGCCCGTCGGCGCCGCCGCGATCGTTCTCGGTCTCGTCCTCGCCGCCGTCGTCCTGATCATCCGCGGCTGA